In Spinacia oleracea cultivar Varoflay chromosome 5, BTI_SOV_V1, whole genome shotgun sequence, a single window of DNA contains:
- the LOC130461670 gene encoding uncharacterized protein yields the protein MVNTRRARRPSPIRHPSPTQSPSQGRSSASRHVDDRSRHGPVLSSRHDHVLESIHASDPQPHGEVEGPLPVTQEYLRRLAEQFNDTLERSLRAAVLNLRDGNEGPSRPRGQPRSTLSTRGPPRSERDHEPLLNLPRHPGEHRASRSLPPPPQRHGRSDARNVIVRRRLRRGELDAREIINSRRTEGRQGDAEGISARSQHESSRRSLDHPRHSLTLVETPRSRHGSSRERDQEENSITSGRRADRHTRTEREPPRTGRREPTPPRDVVQLGNLSFLSPFSRQIIEAPTPNKVKVPSIDPYDGTSDPNDHMDAYKA from the coding sequence ATGGTGAACACCAGACGTGCTCGACGACCGTCACCCATTCGACATCCCTCGCCTACCCAGTCACCCTCTCAAGGAAGGTCCTCGGCCTCCAGACATGTGGACGATCGGTCGCGTCATGGTCCAGTGCTGTCTTCTCGACACGATCACGTGCTCGAGTCGATCCATGCCAGTGACCCGCAACCTCACGGAGAAGTCGAGGGACCTTTGCCCGTCACACAGGAATACTTAAGGAGACTGGCTGAACAGTTCAACGACACTTTAGAGCGTAGCCTCAGGGCCGCCGTGTTGAACCTCCGGGATGGCAATGAAGGCCCATCTCGACCTAGGGGGCAACCAAGAAGCACACTCTCTACGAGAGGCCCTCCTCGGTCCGAAAGAGACCATGAACCACTACTGAACCTTCCTCGACACCCAGGGGAACATCGGGCTTCGAGAAGCCTCCCCCCGCCACCCCAGAGGCATGGCCGAAGCGATGCTCGAAATGTGATTGTCCGACGAAGACTCAGGAGAGGTGAGCTCGACGCCCGCGAAATCATCAACTCTCGAAGAACCGAGGGGAGACAGGGAGATGCCgaggggatttctgctcgctcTCAACATGAGAGTTCGAGAAGATCCCTTGATCACCCTCGACATTCCCTCACCCTAGTGGAAACTCCAAGATCTCGGCACGGGTCCTCTCGAGAACGAGATCAAGAAGAAAACTCAATCACATCTGGAAGACGGGCTGATAGACACACCCGAACAGAGAGAGAACCTCCTCGGACTGGGAGACGAGAGCCAACTCCCCCTCGAGACGTGGTGCAGCTCGGCAACCTCAGCTTCCTAAGTCCTTTTAGCAGACAGATCATTGAAGCACCGACCCCGAACAAAGTCAAGGTGCCTTCCATCGACCCATATGATGGCACCTCTGACCCGAACGACCATATGGATGCCTACAAGGCCTGA
- the LOC110778906 gene encoding inositol transporter 4, which translates to MVEGGIVKADKTEFTECFRTIGKTPYIMRLAFSAGIGGLLFGYDTGVISGALLYIRDEFKEVEQKTWLQETIVSMAVAGAIVGAGVGGWLNDKIGRKPTIIIADILFFIGAIIMALAPAPWVIILGRIFVGLGVGMASMTSPLYISETSPTRIRGALVSTNGLLITGGQFLSYLINLGFTQVKGTWRWMLGVAAVPALLQLILMLSLPESPRWLYRKDKVSEAEAILARIYPPDEVEEEMKALKASVDSERAEDGSVGGGNIFSKVKTAWGSQVFRRGLYAGVTVQVAQQFVGINTVMYYSPTIVQLAGFASKSTAMALSLITSGLNAVGSIVSMMFVDRYGRRRLMIISMFGIITCLVVLAIVFYQAAAHAPRISTAESTHFGVNSTCPSFTSAHNPATWNCMTCLKANSDCAFCANQGNQLHPGACLSNTNGLKAACHGERREYFTEGCPSKLGFLAVILLGAYIISYSPGMGTAPWIVNSEIYPLRYRGIGGGIAAVANWTSNLIVSETFLTLTKALGSAGTFLLFAGFSVIGLVFIYFLVPETKGLPIEEVELMLEKGYKPRLFGGVKKEENKATES; encoded by the exons ATGGTGGAAGGTGGAATTGTCAAGGCAGACAAAACAGAGTTTACAGAATGTTTCAGaaccattggaaaaactccTTATATCATGCGCCTTGCCTTTTCTGCTGGCATTGGAGGCCTTCTCTTCGGCTATGACACAG GTGTTATATCTGGGGCTCTTCTTTACATCAGAGATGAATTCAAAGAGGTGGAACAAAAAACATGGTTGCAG GAAACCATTGTGTCCATGGCAGTTGCAGGAGCAATTGTTGGAGCAGGAGTTGGAGGGTGGCTAAATGATAAAATAGGGAGGAAACCGACAATTATAATCGCTGATATTTTATTCTTCATTGGTGCTATAATCATGGCCCTTGCTCCTGCTCCATGGGTGATCATACTTGGAAGAATATTCGTTGGTTTAGGAGTCGGAATGGCTTCCATGACTTCACCTTTATACATATCCGAGACTTCCCCTACCAGGATCCGAGGTGCTCTTGTCAGCACTAATGGTTTGCTCATCACAGGAGGCCAGTTCTTATCATACCTCATCAACCTAGGTTTCACTCAG GTTAAGGGGACTTGGAGATGGATGCTTGGGGTGGCTGCTGTTCCTGCATTACTGCAACTTATCTTGATGTTGTCCCTTCCAGAGTCTCCTAGATGGCTTTACAGAAAG GATAAAGTCTCAGAGGCAGAAGCTATCTTGGCTAGGATCTATCCTCCTGACGAAGTGGAAGAAGAAATGAAAGCACTCAAGGCATCGGTTGATTCTGAAAGAGCAGAAGACGGATCAGTTGGTGGAGGTAACATATTTAGCAAAGTAAAGACTGCTTGGGGAAGCCAAGTTTTCAGAAGAGGGCTATATGCTGGAGTCACTGTTCAAGTGGCCCAACAATTCGTAGGTATCAATACAGTCATGTACTACAGCCCCACAATTGTGCAGCTAGCTGGGTTTGCCTCAAAAAGTACTGCTATGGCTCTCTCTTTAATCACCTCAGGACTCAATGCAGTTGGGTCGATTGTCAGTATGATGTTTGTTGATAGGTATGGAAGAAGGCGGCTTATGATAATCTCTATGTTTGGCATCATTACATGCCTTGTTGTCTTGGCTATTGTTTTCTATCAAGCTGCAGCACATGCTCCTAGAATCAGTACTGCAGAATCTACGCATTTTGGAGTTAACTCTACTTGTCCTAGTTTTACCTCTGCTCACAATCCAGCAACTTGGAACTGTATGACTTGTTTGAAAGCTAATTCCGATTGTGCTTTCTGTGCCAATCAAGGAAATCAG TTGCATCCAGGAGCATGTTTATCAAATACAAATGGCTTAAAAGCAGCATGTCATGGGGAGCGAAGAGAGTATTTCACAGAAGGCTGCCCTAGCAAATTAGGTTTTTTAGCAGTGATACTCCTAGGAGCATACATTATATCGTACTCTCCAGGGATGGGAACAGCACCATGGATCGTCAACTCAGAAATCTATCCACTCAGGTATAGAGGAATTGGTGGAGGGATAGCTGCCGTGGCAAACTGGACATCAAACCTCATAGTCAGCGAGACATTTTTAACGCTAACCAAAGCTTTAGGATCTGCAGGCACCTTCCTTTTGTTCGCTGGGTTCTCAGTCATTGGGCTTGTGTTTATCTACTTCTTGGTGCCTGAAACCAAAGGCCTACCTATCGAGGAGGTGGAGCTTATGCTAGAGAAGGGATATAAACCTAGGCTTTTTGGTggagtaaaaaaggaggagaaCAAAGCTACTGAATCTTGA